In Taeniopygia guttata chromosome 7, bTaeGut7.mat, whole genome shotgun sequence, a single window of DNA contains:
- the FZD7 gene encoding frizzled-7, with translation MQAGGECGGAAAAGCPLLGLAALLAALLGTPAGATAQQYHGEKGISVPDHGFCQPISIPLCTDIAYNQTILPNLLGHTNQEDAGLEVHQFYPLVKVQCSPELKFFLCSMYAPVCTVLEQAIPPCRSLCERARQGCEALMNKFGFQWPERLRCENFPVHGAGEICVGQNTSDAPPGPGGAAGRGVTAHPTAGYLPDFLTPPQPPSGFSFSCPRQLKVPSYLGYRFLGERDCGAPCEPARPNGLMYFKEAEVRFARLWVGVWSVLCCASTLFTVLTYLVDMRRFSYPERPIIFLSGCYFMVAVAYAAGFLLEERVVCLERFSEDGYRTVAQGTKKEGCTILFMILYFFGMASSIWWVILSLTWFLAAGMKWGHEAIEANSQYFHLAAWAVPAVKTITILAMGQVDGDVLSGVCYVGIYSVDSLRGFVLAPLFVYLFIGTSFLLAGFVSLFRIRTIMKHDGTKTEKLEKLMVRIGVFSVLYTVPATIVLACYFYEQAFRGTWEKTWLLQTCKTYAVPCPSHFAPMSPDFTVFMIKYLMTMIVGITTGFWIWSGKTLQSWRRFYHRLSTGSKGETAV, from the coding sequence ATGCAGGCTGGAGGAGAATGCGGCGGAGCGGCTGCCGCCGGCTGCCCCTTGCTGGGGCTGGCCGCGCTGctggctgccctgctggggACCCCCGCGggtgccacagcacagcagtACCACGGCGAGAAGGGCATCTCAGTGCCGGACCACGGTTTCTGCCAGCCCATCTCCATCCCTCTCTGCACGGATATCGCCTACAACCAGACCATCCTGCCCAACCTGCTGGGCCACACCAACCAGGAGGACGCAGGGCTGGAGGTGCACCAGTTCTACCCGCTGGTCAAGGTGCAGTGCTCGCCCGAGCTGAAGTTCTTCCTCTGCTCCATGTACGCGCCGGTCTGCACCGTGCTGGAGCAGGCCATCCCACCCTGCCGCTCCCTCTGCGAGCGGGCCCGTCAGGGCTGTGAGGCCCTCATGAACAAGTTCGGCTTCCAGTGGCCAGAGCGGCTTCGCTGCGAGAACTTCCCTGTTCACGGTGCGGGTGAGATCTGCGTGGGGCAGAACACGTCGGATGCCCCACCAGGACCTGGTGGTGCGGCAGGTCGGGGGGTCACTGCCCACCCCACAGCTGGCTACCTCCCTGACTTTCTTACCCCACCGCAGCCACCCTCTGGCTTCTCCTTCTCTTGTCCGCGGCAGCTCAAAGTGCCCTCTTACTTGGGCTACCGGTTCCTGGGGGAGCGGGACTGTGGAGCCCCCTGTGAGCCAGCCCGGCCCAATGGGCTCATGTACTTCAAGGAGGCAGAAGTGCGATTTGCCCGGCTGTGGGTGGGCGTGTGGTCTGTGCTTTGCTGTGCCTCCACCCTCTTCACCGTACTCACCTACCTGGTAGACATGCGTCGTTTCAGCTACCCGGAGAGGCCCATCATCTTCCTCTCAGGCTGCTACTTCATGGTCGCCGTGGCCTACGCAGCAGGCTTTTTGCTGGAGGAGCGGGTGGTGTGTCTAGAGCGCTTCTCTGAGGATGGTTACCGCACTGTGGCCCAAGGCACCAAGAAAGAAGGCTGCACCATCCTCTTCATGATCCTTTACTTCTTCGGTATGGCCAGCTCCATCTGGTGGGTCATCCTGTCCCTCACCTGGTTCCTGGCTGCTGGCATGAAGTGGGGTCATGAGGCCATTGAGGCCAACTCCCAGTATTTTCATCtggctgcctgggctgtgcctgctgtCAAAACCATCACCATCTTGGCCATGGGGCAGGTGGATGGGGATGTACTCAGTGGGGTTTGTTATGTAGGTATCTATAGTGTGGACTCGCTGAGGGGCTTTGTGCTGGCACCGTTGTTCGTGTATCTCTTCATTGGCACTTCCTTCTTGCTGGCTGGCTTTGTGTCCTTGTTTCGTATCCGCACCATCATGAAGCATGATGGCACCAAGACGGAGAAACTAGAGAAGCTGATGGTGCGCATTGGTGTCTTCAGTGTCCTCTACACAGTGCCTGCCACCATTGTCTTGGCGTGTTACTTCTACGAGCAGGCCTTCCGTGGCACCTGGGAGAAGACGTGGCTCCTCCAGACCTGCAAAACGTATgctgtgccctgtcccagcCACTTTGCCCCTATGAGCCCAGACTTCACTGTCTTCATGATCAAGTACCTCATGACCATGATTGTTGGGATCACGACTGGCTTCTGGATTTGGTCTGGCAAAACCCTTCAGTCCTGGCGACGCTTCTACCACAGACTCAGTACCGGCAGCAAAGGCGAGACGGCGGTATGA